A single Ignavibacteriales bacterium DNA region contains:
- a CDS encoding T9SS type A sorting domain-containing protein encodes MLDQRLSNNLQVGKVRKWEGTNFTTYPFINPGTQFSFPVSSVQTILSDQTIYSNEKYNNWNNDKSNILNHKPFVITSSTNALTANFNAIYSDIAIKNQIEQTTANGGSVEFKDPWLIDYDDPVYGGSVRNRGMDAPFKSRLSPFYPDFSTIYNGDVYQGVFLNQSPDPSNPSKPYYSIKALRTQDIYLSNSGKTHKFHFQYWDFNPLKAVLQYPSALETGVVFKESDAAVSAILKGTELTNSSSAYSNSGQRHLARQYNTGNNYNVYESMGYIWLEKSTDNGSSWTLANNTAPVSAGIAKSPSLDFCNGHLLIVYQEKTSTGSLRVKLKMYDMNTDAVIDSAVVIENEYVDFSFDTQPVIADFSEGRFVVIYRNNMEHDPGEYSGLYYDAGRVTSTSQPIVYYLEGIDYGNDDLISGTTIKSVNPAVSTKPSGDPTNIHLVWQQGLESESISHILYQKIQWNGSGFTFPAQVNVSNGCGYTKNYKPSITSITSDDIPRVAWIGYLYDAQGEMGKMGSTSGTQTQTIYRETVFRALDNPSSWSYGSNVVHANINRLEGTPGYAIAWAQENGSGYQNKLMRNTNFYSEYTLNTTGSAIELNNAGLFSNMFGYALHTGSTPYYFGKSQFVNTLQKEQLNNMTAARSGVLYSGNAQFMFSFGDISVNNAPVFFPVIPDTMRLTGLEELKQYLVSDPFMLENQSGFMYSVQYRAVDTGSCSAVLGAAGEVNFRLVLEDSNSGEVLGEYDNITFTQNDLTKYDNISYEVNTAGIGSRLVRLRLIPFTSAELTPSLITRVRSAEEQAKGSLKRIHYNGAEPIKDYSLTQNYPNPFNPVTMIEFALPEQSDVTLKVYDILGKEIATLASGSYSAGRYTVPFDGTNHASGVYIYKLSYGKGQSITRKMTLLK; translated from the coding sequence ATGCTTGATCAAAGACTGAGCAACAATCTGCAAGTTGGAAAAGTCCGGAAATGGGAAGGTACAAATTTTACTACATATCCTTTTATTAATCCTGGCACACAGTTTAGCTTTCCTGTAAGTTCAGTTCAAACCATACTTAGCGATCAAACAATCTATTCAAATGAAAAGTATAACAATTGGAATAATGATAAATCCAATATTTTGAATCACAAACCGTTTGTCATCACCTCATCCACCAATGCATTAACAGCAAACTTTAATGCGATTTATTCGGACATTGCGATTAAAAACCAAATCGAGCAAACTACTGCAAATGGTGGTTCTGTTGAATTTAAGGATCCATGGCTGATTGATTATGATGATCCCGTATATGGCGGTAGTGTGAGAAACAGGGGAATGGATGCTCCTTTCAAATCCCGATTATCTCCCTTTTATCCGGATTTTTCAACAATTTACAATGGAGATGTTTATCAAGGTGTATTCTTGAATCAATCACCTGACCCAAGTAATCCAAGTAAACCTTACTACTCTATTAAAGCTCTGCGAACACAGGATATTTATTTAAGCAATTCAGGTAAAACTCATAAATTTCATTTTCAATACTGGGATTTTAACCCCCTGAAAGCTGTTTTACAATATCCATCTGCACTTGAGACCGGAGTTGTTTTTAAGGAATCAGATGCTGCAGTAAGTGCAATTCTTAAAGGCACAGAACTAACCAACTCCTCCTCCGCCTATTCCAACTCCGGTCAAAGACACCTCGCCCGGCAGTACAATACAGGAAATAACTATAATGTGTACGAAAGTATGGGTTATATATGGTTAGAAAAATCTACCGACAATGGCAGCTCTTGGACTCTTGCAAATAATACTGCCCCTGTTTCCGCAGGTATTGCAAAATCTCCTTCCCTTGATTTCTGCAATGGTCATCTGCTTATTGTCTATCAGGAAAAAACCAGTACAGGGAGTCTTAGAGTAAAACTGAAAATGTATGATATGAATACTGATGCGGTTATAGATTCAGCAGTGGTCATCGAAAATGAATATGTTGATTTTTCATTCGATACTCAGCCGGTGATAGCCGATTTTAGCGAGGGCAGGTTTGTTGTTATTTACCGCAATAATATGGAACACGACCCCGGCGAGTATTCTGGTTTATACTATGATGCCGGCAGAGTAACTTCTACTTCTCAGCCAATAGTCTATTACCTTGAAGGTATTGATTATGGTAATGATGATTTAATAAGCGGTACAACTATAAAATCTGTAAACCCAGCGGTTTCAACAAAACCGTCCGGAGATCCCACTAATATCCACCTTGTCTGGCAGCAGGGGCTTGAGTCAGAATCTATCAGCCATATTCTTTATCAGAAAATTCAGTGGAATGGCAGCGGATTTACCTTCCCCGCTCAGGTGAATGTTTCAAACGGATGCGGCTATACCAAAAACTATAAACCCTCCATTACCTCAATCACCAGCGATGATATCCCCAGAGTTGCCTGGATTGGTTACCTATATGATGCACAAGGTGAGATGGGGAAAATGGGAAGCACCTCAGGAACCCAGACCCAAACTATCTACCGCGAAACTGTTTTCCGTGCGTTAGACAATCCCTCATCCTGGTCTTACGGCTCAAATGTTGTGCACGCAAACATAAACCGTCTTGAAGGTACTCCCGGTTATGCCATCGCCTGGGCGCAGGAAAACGGTTCCGGCTACCAGAACAAACTGATGCGAAACACAAACTTCTATTCGGAATACACCCTGAATACAACAGGTTCAGCCATCGAACTGAACAACGCAGGGCTGTTTTCTAATATGTTCGGGTATGCCCTTCACACCGGCTCAACGCCATATTATTTCGGAAAGAGCCAGTTTGTTAATACCCTTCAGAAAGAGCAATTAAATAATATGACAGCAGCCCGTTCCGGTGTGCTCTACTCAGGAAACGCACAGTTTATGTTTTCGTTCGGAGATATATCAGTTAACAATGCACCGGTTTTCTTTCCGGTAATACCTGATACTATGCGGCTAACCGGACTTGAAGAATTGAAGCAGTATCTGGTGAGTGACCCCTTTATGCTTGAGAATCAGTCCGGCTTTATGTACTCAGTACAGTACCGTGCAGTAGATACTGGTTCCTGCTCGGCAGTATTAGGAGCAGCAGGCGAAGTAAACTTCCGACTTGTTCTCGAGGACAGCAACAGCGGTGAGGTATTGGGTGAGTATGATAATATCACCTTTACCCAGAACGACCTGACAAAATATGACAATATCAGTTATGAAGTAAACACGGCGGGCATTGGTTCACGGCTTGTCCGGCTACGTCTGATACCGTTCACATCAGCCGAACTTACTCCTTCTCTGATAACCAGAGTGCGCTCTGCTGAAGAGCAGGCAAAAGGCAGTCTGAAGAGAATACATTATAACGGAGCAGAACCGATAAAGGACTATTCACTTACACAGAATTATCCGAATCCGTTTAACCCTGTTACAATGATAGAGTTTGCCCTCCCTGAGCAGAGTGATGTTACACTAAAAGTATATGACATCCTCGGCAAAGAGATCGCAACACTTGCTTCGGGCAGCTACTCAGCAGGCAGATATACTGTTCCCTTTGACGGCACCAACCACGCAAGCGGAGTATATATCTACAAACTCAGCTATGGCAAGGGGCAGAGCATTACCAGGAAAATGACCCTTCTAAAATAA
- a CDS encoding glucosyl transferase produces MNSLTKEQYLKFVRIFFNILVLAALSLIALTATSCSEPASPYGQTEITLEALDASCTEVWLELKFNNLTQPAKVAIQKDGKDYHRILSLNRDTLLVFEDLEPSANYSFRAIIRYEGKDDKISNTVQVRTMDTTSHSFTWQTFTFGEHSSSTLYDVAIIDENNIWAVGEIYMKDSLGNPDPNAYNAVHWDGTNWELKKIYTGSSCNPVDYSPLKAIFAFSDSNIAITSGGSIGWFNGKINRADCGIRPLLSGSINKMWGSSSSDLYVVGNGGNIANYNGTGWRKIESGTTLNINDIWGDFNKTTQEWEILAVGGNILHGWQQDRAILEIKNGNQAIQLNSDGANWPLSGVWFKAIPKHYVIGSGIYYKQKLDDSVWNSNLTSITTYHTNKIRGNDLNDVIIVGAYGEVLHFNGMRWQSYINQTGLFNGSYYSVTIKNDLVVTVGTHMSKAIITVGKR; encoded by the coding sequence ATGAACAGTTTAACTAAAGAACAATATTTGAAATTTGTGAGAATATTTTTCAACATACTCGTATTGGCAGCACTCTCACTTATTGCCCTCACCGCTACCTCCTGCTCAGAACCCGCCAGCCCGTATGGGCAGACTGAAATTACCCTTGAAGCACTTGATGCCTCCTGCACCGAGGTATGGCTTGAGCTAAAATTCAACAATCTTACCCAACCGGCAAAGGTGGCAATCCAGAAAGATGGCAAAGACTACCACCGGATTCTCTCACTCAACCGTGACACCCTCTTGGTATTTGAAGACCTAGAACCCTCCGCCAATTATTCATTCCGTGCAATCATCCGCTACGAGGGGAAGGATGATAAAATAAGCAATACTGTTCAGGTGAGAACTATGGATACCACCAGTCATAGTTTTACTTGGCAGACCTTTACTTTCGGCGAACACAGTAGCAGTACCCTTTACGATGTTGCTATAATAGATGAAAATAATATTTGGGCAGTGGGTGAAATTTATATGAAAGACTCGCTGGGGAATCCTGACCCAAATGCTTATAATGCAGTTCATTGGGATGGGACAAATTGGGAATTGAAAAAAATTTATACGGGAAGTAGTTGTAATCCAGTTGACTATTCTCCATTGAAAGCAATCTTCGCATTTTCTGATAGTAACATAGCAATAACAAGCGGAGGTAGTATTGGTTGGTTTAATGGGAAAATTAATAGAGCAGATTGTGGTATTAGACCATTATTATCCGGATCAATCAATAAAATGTGGGGCAGTTCAAGCAGTGATTTATATGTGGTAGGCAACGGAGGCAACATAGCAAATTACAACGGGACTGGCTGGAGGAAGATTGAGAGCGGGACTACTTTAAACATAAATGATATATGGGGGGATTTTAATAAGACAACCCAGGAGTGGGAAATTTTGGCTGTTGGTGGTAACATATTACATGGTTGGCAACAAGATAGAGCCATTTTGGAAATAAAAAATGGAAATCAAGCGATTCAATTAAATAGTGATGGGGCAAACTGGCCTCTAAGTGGCGTATGGTTTAAAGCAATACCCAAGCACTACGTAATTGGGTCAGGTATTTATTACAAGCAAAAACTTGACGATTCTGTTTGGAATAGTAATCTGACGAGTATCACTACTTACCATACAAACAAAATAAGAGGAAATGATCTCAATGATGTAATTATCGTTGGCGCTTATGGTGAGGTTCTTCATTTCAATGGAATGAGATGGCAAAGTTATATCAACCAAACCGGTTTATTTAATGGATCCTATTATTCGGTGACTATAAAAAATGATTTGGTGGTTACAGTGGGCACTCATATGTCGAAAGCAATTATAACTGTCGGAAAAAGATAA
- a CDS encoding O-antigen ligase family protein has translation MKQDGFRKALIFLIVLFLLTLTNSIFLNQIGYFGALIVLLIQFAVKKENPFQKTGLEVPFILFLAVEFISFLLSDYQGNAFQNFLKRGLLIPVIYVFASVPESEKDLKRIVVIYVLAASAVTALYIYHSLEYFLENLYRTTESGPSIFQYPITSSELYSFLVILLFAFVLYGKMKLSIRIAAIVLFLIAAASLFATYKMTGWIGAAAGMGIILFYKKDWKLIVPALLLIAALFITDKNISRAEVYTIQNGEFTKTAETETSGRPYDLLYADGSVLLSDFQSGLFTVSEKASFSNNFRTPSPVVTAREIDSVKLLLWMMDSRFWVIGRTKESYELLYEVLSPGQTNAFTLSDSLLYIMDKDSGLSVFDLGSEHAERVYYNKNFPFAQRLAVSGNLLYHHASVSGLRIHRLEGGVPEKLIYYDSTMVSVSLLVSAGDDLIISENGETARLRFDDSAKTFSTIRIYKDAGQAGYYASDGKSELFIQQNGKILVYADSGNSSPKSIVLPYSPNSAAVKGDAVFVTQMKRSRMLRITDPYHLSNYARFEMWKTGWRIFEDHPWFGVGDISLEPYYKAKKSPYLKEIQGHLHNNYVHVLAILGGTGFVVFIYMLGLVFLRLHRSAAALKGHDFLYPLALGVTGAFTGFLVSGLTEWNFGDHEIITMVWFFAGLAIAAERVAFTKDAGKL, from the coding sequence ATGAAGCAGGACGGATTCCGCAAAGCGCTCATCTTTCTTATTGTTCTTTTTCTACTTACGCTTACCAATTCCATTTTTCTTAATCAGATCGGATACTTCGGCGCACTGATTGTGCTGCTGATACAGTTTGCCGTAAAAAAAGAAAATCCGTTTCAGAAGACAGGGCTGGAAGTCCCGTTCATTCTGTTTCTGGCGGTTGAATTTATTTCCTTTCTGCTCTCAGATTATCAGGGGAACGCATTCCAGAATTTTCTGAAACGGGGACTGCTTATTCCGGTAATCTATGTGTTCGCGTCGGTACCGGAAAGCGAAAAAGATCTGAAGCGGATTGTGGTGATCTATGTGCTTGCCGCCTCAGCAGTAACAGCGCTGTATATATATCACTCCCTTGAATACTTTCTGGAGAATCTTTACCGCACAACGGAGTCAGGCCCCTCTATTTTTCAGTACCCGATTACCAGCAGTGAGCTTTATTCATTTCTGGTAATACTGCTTTTTGCTTTTGTTCTCTACGGTAAAATGAAACTGAGCATCAGGATAGCTGCAATAGTTCTATTTCTGATTGCGGCAGCTTCACTTTTTGCAACGTATAAAATGACCGGCTGGATAGGGGCTGCCGCGGGCATGGGAATAATACTCTTTTATAAGAAAGACTGGAAGCTGATTGTTCCGGCTCTGCTGCTTATTGCTGCTCTTTTCATAACAGACAAGAATATCTCAAGAGCAGAGGTATATACCATACAGAACGGCGAATTTACAAAAACGGCTGAGACGGAAACTTCCGGCCGTCCGTATGATCTTTTGTATGCTGACGGATCTGTTTTGCTCAGCGATTTTCAGAGCGGGCTCTTTACGGTCTCAGAAAAAGCATCTTTCTCCAATAATTTCAGAACTCCCTCGCCCGTAGTAACCGCTCGGGAAATTGACTCAGTGAAATTGCTTCTCTGGATGATGGACAGCCGTTTCTGGGTGATTGGCCGGACAAAAGAAAGCTACGAACTTCTGTATGAAGTATTAAGTCCGGGACAGACCAATGCTTTTACTCTTTCGGACTCTCTGCTCTATATCATGGATAAGGACAGCGGGTTGAGTGTTTTTGATTTGGGCAGTGAACATGCTGAGAGAGTATATTATAATAAAAATTTCCCGTTTGCACAGCGCCTTGCTGTCTCGGGGAATCTGCTGTACCATCATGCATCGGTATCAGGGCTGCGGATTCACAGGCTTGAAGGGGGTGTTCCGGAAAAGCTGATATACTATGACAGCACTATGGTCAGCGTAAGTCTGCTCGTCTCTGCCGGCGATGATCTGATAATCTCAGAAAACGGCGAGACAGCCAGACTGCGGTTCGATGACTCAGCGAAGACATTCTCAACTATCCGGATATACAAAGATGCCGGACAGGCCGGCTACTACGCCTCGGACGGGAAGAGTGAATTATTCATACAGCAGAACGGAAAAATTCTGGTCTATGCTGATTCCGGCAATTCCTCACCAAAAAGCATAGTACTGCCTTACTCTCCTAACAGTGCCGCAGTAAAAGGAGATGCTGTGTTTGTAACACAGATGAAGCGCAGCCGTATGCTCAGAATTACAGATCCCTACCATCTTTCAAATTATGCCCGCTTTGAAATGTGGAAGACCGGGTGGCGCATATTTGAAGATCATCCCTGGTTCGGGGTGGGGGATATAAGTCTTGAGCCGTATTACAAAGCAAAGAAAAGCCCGTATCTGAAGGAGATTCAGGGGCATTTGCATAATAATTACGTACACGTTCTTGCAATCCTTGGCGGAACCGGTTTCGTGGTTTTTATATATATGCTAGGGCTTGTTTTTTTACGGCTTCACAGGTCGGCAGCAGCCCTTAAGGGACATGACTTCTTGTATCCTCTTGCACTGGGTGTTACCGGAGCATTTACCGGATTTTTGGTTTCGGGGCTGACGGAGTGGAATTTTGGTGACCATGAGATCATTACCATGGTCTGGTTCTTTGCGGGACTGGCAATAGCAGCGGAGAGAGTGGCATTTACTAAGGATGCTGGTAAACTGTAA
- a CDS encoding ATP-binding cassette domain-containing protein: MKTYLRILSYARPYKKFLALSIMFTMLYALLNGLAIYLTIPLLDTLFQESARQAAPAKSNSFLFLPEWVIALKDSVVAMFNDFVFAGTKIDALVRICSLVLSAYLLKNIFGYMQAFFLNYVEQGIMRDLRNDAYNKLHNLPLSYFKNEKTGNLISRIINDTNVVQASVSAAFLNAIREPITIIVFLGMAFSISWQLTLLAFIILPFTMGIIAAIGLKLRKQSNKIQQKVADLTSLIQETITGVKIVKAFTMEKYEKEKFGSEAQKFFRLMLKITRTRNLSSPITEVLSMIVGVVIIYYGGRLVLVDQSLKASEFLGFLFAIFQLMPPIKELSSVNNRIQESSAAGDRVFEIIDAEPEPAEKEGTAQLTGLNESIEVRDLSFKYDPDGEYILSGISFTVKKGEIIALVGPSGGGKSTLVDLIPRFYDPTSGGIYIDGRDIRTLSLKSLRGRMGIVTQETILFNESIRDNIAYGLKDYPFEQIEDAARMANAHSFITELPEGYNTIVGERGVKLSGGQRQRISIARALLKNPEIMIFDEATSALDNESELLVQEAIERLMKNRTVFVIAHRLSTIRNASRIFLIEKGKIIQSGTHDELMENPSGLYRRLYEMQFKEET; encoded by the coding sequence TTGAAGACATATCTCCGAATACTTTCCTACGCCAGGCCATATAAAAAGTTTCTGGCTCTTTCCATCATGTTCACTATGCTCTATGCACTGCTGAACGGTCTTGCCATTTATCTGACTATTCCGCTGCTTGATACCTTGTTTCAGGAGTCTGCACGGCAGGCCGCTCCGGCAAAATCAAATTCATTTCTGTTTTTGCCTGAATGGGTGATTGCCCTTAAGGATTCAGTGGTGGCGATGTTTAATGATTTTGTCTTTGCCGGAACAAAGATTGATGCTCTGGTGCGTATATGTTCTCTTGTTCTGTCCGCTTACCTTCTTAAGAATATTTTCGGATATATGCAGGCGTTTTTCCTTAATTACGTTGAGCAGGGGATTATGCGCGACCTGAGGAATGATGCGTATAACAAACTGCATAACCTGCCGCTCAGTTATTTTAAAAATGAAAAAACAGGGAATCTCATTTCCCGTATCATTAACGATACCAATGTGGTGCAGGCAAGTGTCTCGGCTGCGTTTCTGAATGCAATCAGGGAGCCGATTACCATCATTGTTTTTCTTGGAATGGCATTCAGCATCAGCTGGCAGTTAACCCTTCTGGCATTCATCATACTTCCGTTCACCATGGGTATCATTGCCGCGATCGGGCTTAAGCTGAGAAAGCAGAGCAACAAGATTCAGCAGAAAGTAGCTGACCTTACTTCTCTGATTCAGGAGACCATTACAGGCGTGAAGATTGTTAAGGCCTTCACGATGGAAAAATATGAGAAGGAAAAATTCGGGAGTGAAGCCCAGAAGTTTTTCCGTCTGATGCTAAAGATAACCAGAACCAGGAATCTTTCTTCGCCGATTACCGAAGTGCTCAGCATGATTGTGGGCGTGGTGATTATATACTATGGGGGCCGTCTGGTGCTGGTTGATCAGAGTCTGAAAGCGAGTGAGTTCCTCGGTTTTCTTTTTGCAATCTTCCAGTTAATGCCTCCGATTAAAGAACTGAGCAGCGTTAATAACAGGATTCAGGAATCTTCAGCTGCCGGTGACAGGGTGTTTGAAATCATTGACGCAGAGCCGGAACCGGCTGAAAAAGAGGGAACAGCACAGCTTACAGGGCTTAATGAGTCAATTGAGGTGCGTGATCTCAGCTTTAAGTATGATCCTGACGGCGAGTATATCCTGAGCGGTATCAGTTTCACGGTGAAAAAAGGAGAGATTATCGCGCTGGTGGGCCCGAGCGGAGGGGGCAAGTCAACTCTGGTTGATTTAATTCCCCGGTTTTATGATCCGACCTCGGGGGGGATATATATTGACGGCAGGGATATACGCACACTTTCCCTTAAAAGCCTGCGCGGCAGGATGGGCATTGTTACCCAGGAGACGATTCTTTTTAATGAATCAATCCGGGATAATATTGCTTACGGCCTTAAGGATTATCCCTTTGAACAGATTGAAGATGCTGCAAGGATGGCTAATGCACATTCGTTTATCACCGAACTTCCGGAAGGATACAATACCATAGTCGGAGAGAGGGGTGTAAAACTATCAGGAGGTCAGAGGCAAAGAATTTCCATCGCGCGGGCACTGCTGAAAAATCCCGAGATTATGATTTTTGATGAAGCGACCTCAGCGTTAGATAATGAATCGGAACTGCTTGTGCAGGAAGCAATTGAACGGCTGATGAAAAACAGAACCGTTTTCGTCATTGCGCACCGGCTGAGTACGATACGGAATGCTTCCAGAATCTTTCTTATTGAGAAGGGAAAAATCATACAGAGCGGAACACATGATGAACTGATGGAAAATCCGTCAGGACTTTACCGCCGTCTGTATGAAATGCAGTTTAAGGAGGAGACATGA
- the xerD gene encoding site-specific tyrosine recombinase XerD has protein sequence MEKESFLHQLLDDYINHLRMVKNQSENTIAGYSTDIRNFFRYCEEQQIHSPEKVTLEDAIGFFSRMKELGLSAGTQARYHSSLNGFFTWLQSSQYIPYSVIDRIPAPKLGRGLPDVLSVDEMMHLLDVPVPDTTAGLRDKAMLELLYSCGLRVSELIELRLNNLYFEEEMIKVFGKGSKERFVPVGRSAITWVDKYLTVGRPALVKGEKSGNYIFLNKRDGGKLSRMGIWKLIKQYTIIAGINTPVHPHTFRHSFATHMIEGGADLRAVQEMLGHVSIGTTQIYTHVDRTFVMEEHRSYHPRG, from the coding sequence ATGGAAAAGGAATCGTTCCTCCATCAGCTCCTTGATGATTATATAAACCATCTCCGGATGGTAAAGAACCAGTCTGAAAATACCATTGCCGGCTACTCCACTGATATCCGCAACTTTTTCCGCTATTGTGAAGAGCAGCAGATTCATTCCCCCGAAAAAGTTACCCTCGAAGATGCTATCGGCTTTTTTTCCCGGATGAAAGAACTCGGGCTTTCAGCGGGAACCCAGGCACGGTATCACTCATCGCTTAACGGTTTTTTCACCTGGCTTCAGTCTTCACAGTATATACCATACAGCGTTATTGACCGGATACCGGCGCCTAAGCTTGGGAGGGGTCTGCCGGATGTTCTCTCGGTGGATGAAATGATGCACTTGCTGGATGTTCCCGTACCTGACACTACCGCCGGACTAAGGGATAAAGCCATGCTTGAGCTTTTGTACTCCTGCGGGCTGAGGGTTTCTGAGCTGATTGAACTGAGGCTGAACAATCTCTATTTTGAAGAAGAGATGATAAAGGTATTCGGAAAGGGTTCAAAAGAACGGTTTGTGCCTGTGGGGAGGAGCGCCATTACCTGGGTTGATAAATACCTGACGGTCGGGCGTCCGGCTCTTGTGAAAGGGGAAAAGAGCGGTAATTATATCTTTCTGAATAAGAGGGACGGGGGAAAACTCAGCCGGATGGGCATCTGGAAACTGATAAAACAATACACCATAATCGCGGGAATAAACACGCCTGTTCATCCTCATACCTTCCGGCACTCTTTTGCCACGCACATGATTGAAGGGGGAGCAGATCTGAGAGCGGTTCAGGAAATGCTTGGGCACGTAAGCATAGGCACCACGCAGATTTACACCCATGTTGACCGGACGTTTGTCATGGAAGAACACCGCAGTTATCATCCCCGCGGATGA